The following are from one region of the Georgenia sp. M64 genome:
- a CDS encoding peptidoglycan DD-metalloendopeptidase family protein: MHSWGTGRARRSVRLGAALLTVVALALGGTAAQADSRDDLVREQQENEAERERLESSLEGVETNLAETYLALEDAKNRLPEAQEELAAAQEALAAAERKQEQVAGRLELAQAEIVTIETAIADSAERIDSTRSAMGELARSTYRGDHAVSSLEVVLDASSTEDFLQSYAVRETAVRAQTQVLDELETASAVTRNQRQRQAAVTERIAELKVEADEAVVAADEARAEAKERKAEIEQIQAEMTDLAEQLEEKKVEHTGQIAELEESNAELAREIARIDEENRRAEEARKAEEARRAEEARKAEEARQLRLAQEAARQAEAARRAAAEAGRPAPAPAPAPAPAPAPAPAPAAPSAALVPPVRPLYVTSAYGYRVYPITGGWYMHNGVDLRSACGNVQVSAADGTVVSTKPPWQTGTSGNQVIINHGIIGGSSYITVYNHLSAFAVSPGQRVGQGQAIGRTGATGNVTGCHVHFEVWRNGATIDPMALPGF, translated from the coding sequence ATGCACAGCTGGGGAACCGGGCGCGCCCGCCGCTCCGTGCGGCTCGGCGCCGCGCTCCTGACCGTCGTCGCGCTCGCCCTGGGCGGCACCGCCGCGCAGGCCGACAGCCGCGACGACCTCGTGCGCGAGCAGCAGGAGAACGAGGCCGAGCGCGAGCGCCTGGAGTCCTCCCTCGAGGGTGTCGAGACCAACCTGGCCGAGACCTACCTCGCGCTCGAGGACGCCAAGAACCGCCTTCCGGAGGCCCAGGAGGAACTGGCCGCCGCGCAGGAGGCCCTGGCCGCCGCCGAGCGCAAGCAGGAGCAGGTCGCCGGGCGCCTGGAGCTGGCGCAGGCGGAGATCGTCACGATCGAGACGGCGATCGCCGACAGCGCGGAGCGGATCGACTCGACCCGCTCGGCGATGGGCGAGCTGGCTCGCAGCACCTACCGCGGCGACCACGCCGTCAGCTCCCTCGAGGTGGTCCTCGACGCGTCCTCCACCGAGGACTTCCTCCAGAGCTACGCCGTCCGGGAGACGGCGGTGCGCGCCCAGACGCAGGTCCTCGACGAGCTCGAGACGGCCAGCGCCGTGACCCGCAACCAGCGCCAGCGCCAGGCCGCGGTCACCGAGCGCATCGCCGAGCTCAAGGTCGAGGCGGACGAGGCCGTCGTCGCCGCCGACGAGGCCCGGGCGGAGGCCAAGGAGCGCAAGGCCGAGATCGAGCAGATCCAGGCCGAGATGACCGACCTGGCCGAGCAGCTCGAGGAGAAGAAGGTCGAGCACACCGGCCAGATCGCCGAGCTCGAGGAGTCCAACGCCGAGCTCGCCCGGGAGATCGCCCGGATCGACGAGGAGAACCGCAGGGCGGAGGAGGCGCGCAAGGCGGAGGAGGCGCGCCGGGCCGAGGAGGCCCGCAAGGCCGAGGAGGCCCGGCAGCTGCGGCTCGCCCAGGAGGCGGCCCGCCAGGCCGAGGCGGCCCGCCGGGCCGCGGCCGAGGCCGGCCGGCCAGCGCCGGCGCCCGCACCCGCGCCCGCCCCTGCTCCGGCGCCGGCTCCCGCGCCCGCCGCGCCGTCGGCCGCCCTCGTCCCGCCCGTGCGGCCGCTGTACGTCACCTCCGCCTACGGGTACCGGGTCTACCCGATCACCGGCGGCTGGTACATGCACAACGGCGTCGACCTGCGCTCGGCGTGCGGCAACGTCCAGGTCTCCGCCGCCGACGGCACCGTCGTCTCGACCAAGCCGCCGTGGCAGACCGGCACGAGCGGCAACCAGGTGATCATCAACCACGGGATCATCGGCGGCAGCTCGTACATCACCGTCTACAACCACCTCTCCGCCTTCGCCGTGAGCCCCGGCCAGCGGGTGGGCCAGGGCCAGGCGATCGGCCGCACCGGCGCCACCGGCAACGTCACCGGCTGCCACGTCCACTTCGAGGTGTGGCGCAACGGCGCCACCATCGACCCGATGGCGCTGCCCGGGTTCTGA
- the prfB gene encoding peptide chain release factor 2, with product MATDFSSEINQLRSTYESIAAVTDPDALRASIAELSEKAAAPDLWDNPEAGQAVTSQLSHTQAELDRVEKMGERIDDLEALVQLGQEESGADADAFMDDAEAELTAIRKSLADLEARTLLSGEYDQREAVVTIRSGAGGVDAADFAEMLLRMYLRWAERHGYPTQVLDTSYAEEAGLKSATFEVKAPYAFGTLSVEAGTHRLVRISPFDNQGRRQTSFAAVEVIPLIEQTDSVEIPENEIKVDVFRSSGPGGQSVNTTDSAVRMTHIPTGIVVSMQNEKSQIQNRAAALRVLQSRLLLRRQEEESAAKKAMAGDVKASWGDQMRSYVLQPYQMVKDLRTEHESGNPGAVFDGEIDDFIDAGIRWRKNTQNAAEQS from the coding sequence GTGGCCACCGACTTCTCCTCCGAGATCAACCAGCTCCGCAGCACCTACGAGTCCATCGCTGCCGTGACGGACCCGGACGCCCTGCGCGCCTCGATCGCCGAGCTCTCCGAGAAGGCCGCCGCGCCGGACCTGTGGGACAACCCCGAGGCCGGGCAGGCCGTGACGTCCCAGCTCTCCCACACGCAGGCCGAGCTCGACCGCGTGGAGAAGATGGGCGAGCGCATCGACGACCTCGAGGCCCTCGTCCAGCTCGGCCAGGAGGAGAGCGGCGCCGACGCCGACGCCTTCATGGACGACGCCGAGGCCGAGCTCACCGCCATCCGCAAGTCCCTGGCCGACCTCGAGGCCCGCACCCTGCTCTCCGGCGAGTACGACCAGCGCGAGGCGGTCGTGACCATCCGCTCCGGCGCCGGCGGCGTCGATGCCGCCGACTTCGCCGAGATGCTCCTGCGGATGTACCTGCGCTGGGCCGAGCGGCACGGTTACCCCACCCAGGTCCTCGACACCTCCTACGCCGAGGAGGCGGGGCTGAAGTCCGCCACCTTCGAGGTCAAGGCGCCCTACGCGTTCGGCACCCTGTCCGTGGAGGCCGGCACGCACCGGCTCGTGCGGATCTCCCCGTTCGACAACCAGGGCCGGCGCCAGACCTCCTTCGCCGCCGTCGAGGTCATCCCGCTCATCGAGCAGACCGACAGCGTCGAGATCCCCGAGAACGAGATCAAGGTCGACGTCTTCCGCTCCTCCGGACCCGGCGGGCAGTCCGTCAACACCACGGACTCCGCGGTGCGCATGACGCACATCCCCACCGGCATCGTGGTGTCGATGCAGAACGAGAAGTCGCAGATCCAGAACCGCGCCGCGGCCCTGCGCGTGCTGCAGTCCCGCCTGCTCCTGCGCCGCCAGGAGGAGGAGAGCGCCGCGAAGAAGGCCATGGCCGGCGACGTCAAGGCCTCGTGGGGCGACCAGATGCGCTCCTACGTCCTCCAGCCCTACCAGATGGTCAAGGACCTGCGCACCGAGCACGAGTCGGGCAACCCCGGCGCGGTCTTCGACGGCGAGATCGACGACTTCATCGACGCCGGGATCCGCTGGCGCAAGAACACGCAGAACGCGGCCGAGCAGAGCTGA
- the ftsX gene encoding permease-like cell division protein FtsX — MRLRFVLSQTFQGLSRNLAMTVSVALVTFVSLMFVGAAALLQTQVGNLKNDWYDKVEVSAFMCPAGSPEPGCAAGEATEDQIGEIGTLLESEALSPYVDEVYLETKDEAYEAFQEQMADTVWAQSLTVEQMQVSYRVKLVDPEQYQIVADELEGRAGVEVVVDQREQLEPLFLVLNRATLLSVGLASVMIVTAVLLITTTIRLSAMSRRRETGIMRLVGASNLFIQLPFMLEGAIAALVGAVLAVGGLFLGVRYLVEDWLAGSTPWVQFVGTADVLAIAPLLVLAAIALAGISSVVTLGRYTKV, encoded by the coding sequence GTGAGACTGCGCTTCGTGCTGTCCCAGACCTTCCAGGGACTCTCCCGGAACCTCGCGATGACCGTCTCGGTCGCCCTGGTCACGTTCGTCTCGCTCATGTTCGTCGGGGCCGCGGCGCTGCTGCAGACCCAGGTGGGCAACCTCAAGAACGACTGGTACGACAAGGTCGAGGTCTCGGCCTTCATGTGCCCGGCCGGCTCGCCGGAGCCGGGCTGCGCGGCGGGGGAGGCCACCGAGGACCAGATCGGCGAGATCGGCACCCTGCTGGAGTCCGAGGCGCTGAGCCCCTACGTCGACGAGGTCTACCTCGAGACCAAGGACGAGGCGTACGAGGCCTTCCAGGAGCAGATGGCCGACACCGTGTGGGCGCAGTCGCTCACGGTCGAGCAGATGCAGGTCAGCTACCGGGTCAAGCTCGTCGACCCCGAGCAGTACCAGATCGTCGCCGACGAGCTCGAGGGCCGGGCCGGCGTCGAGGTCGTCGTCGACCAGCGCGAGCAGCTCGAGCCGCTCTTCCTCGTCCTCAACCGCGCCACCCTGCTCTCGGTGGGCCTGGCCAGCGTCATGATCGTCACCGCCGTCCTGCTCATCACCACCACGATCCGGCTCTCGGCGATGTCGCGCCGGCGCGAGACGGGCATCATGCGCCTGGTCGGCGCCTCGAACCTGTTCATCCAGCTGCCCTTCATGCTCGAGGGCGCCATCGCCGCGCTGGTCGGCGCCGTCCTCGCCGTCGGCGGGCTGTTCCTCGGGGTGCGCTACCTCGTGGAGGACTGGCTGGCCGGCTCGACGCCGTGGGTGCAGTTCGTCGGCACGGCGGACGTCCTGGCCATCGCGCCGCTGCTGGTCCTGGCGGCGATCGCGCTGGCCGGCATCAGCTCGGTCGTCACGCTCGGCCGGTACACGAAGGTCTGA
- a CDS encoding multidrug effflux MFS transporter: protein MTFPAAVRPPASFVLLLGAMAALPAVTTDLYLPSLPDVARDLETSAALVQATITGVLIGGAVGQILIGPLSDRYGRRAPVLIGISVHIVASLLAAIAPSIIPLLALRVIQGVGNSAAMVSAMAVIRDRYRGAGASVILSRLMLVVGVAPLFAPTVGGLIAHLWGWRANFTVLAILGLVLLVVVARALPETHPPERRVARGIGGTARSYGVLLADRQFMALALLPGLGLGALISYVAGSPFVLREGYGLSENAFALLFALNGAGLVLGSQVNASLVRRFEPLRIIRVAIPLAMLLAVVLVAVAATGAGGLVGLMTPLWFMLAVNAFVPPNASALALTRHGERAGTAAALIGAMQAGVAGTVSPLVGVLGGDAIAMATVILGAVAAAFVVLVVATPAYRRGGDPAGEPA from the coding sequence GTGACATTCCCCGCCGCCGTCCGGCCACCGGCGTCGTTCGTGCTGCTCCTCGGGGCGATGGCCGCTCTCCCCGCGGTGACCACCGACCTGTACCTGCCGTCCCTGCCCGACGTCGCCCGCGACCTGGAGACCTCGGCGGCCCTCGTCCAGGCGACGATCACCGGCGTCCTCATCGGTGGCGCGGTGGGCCAGATCCTCATCGGCCCCCTGTCGGACCGCTACGGTCGGCGTGCCCCCGTCCTCATCGGCATCTCGGTGCACATCGTCGCCTCGCTGCTGGCCGCGATCGCGCCGTCGATCATCCCGCTGCTCGCGCTGCGGGTCATCCAGGGCGTGGGGAACTCCGCCGCGATGGTCTCGGCCATGGCGGTCATCCGGGACCGCTACAGAGGCGCCGGCGCCTCCGTCATCCTCTCCCGGCTCATGCTCGTCGTCGGCGTCGCCCCGCTCTTCGCGCCCACCGTTGGCGGGCTCATCGCCCACCTGTGGGGCTGGCGGGCCAACTTCACCGTTCTGGCGATCCTCGGACTCGTCCTCCTCGTCGTGGTGGCCCGCGCCCTGCCCGAGACCCACCCGCCGGAGCGGCGCGTGGCCCGCGGGATCGGCGGGACGGCCCGCAGCTACGGCGTCCTCCTCGCCGACCGTCAGTTCATGGCGCTCGCGCTGCTCCCGGGTCTCGGCCTCGGCGCGCTCATCAGCTACGTGGCCGGATCGCCGTTCGTCCTGCGCGAGGGCTACGGCCTGTCCGAGAACGCCTTCGCGCTGCTGTTCGCGCTCAACGGCGCCGGTCTCGTGCTCGGCTCGCAGGTCAACGCCTCGCTCGTGCGCCGTTTCGAGCCGCTCAGGATCATCCGCGTGGCGATCCCGCTGGCGATGCTCCTCGCGGTGGTGCTCGTGGCGGTGGCCGCGACCGGGGCGGGCGGGCTCGTCGGGCTCATGACCCCGCTGTGGTTCATGCTCGCGGTCAACGCGTTCGTCCCGCCCAACGCCTCCGCGCTGGCACTCACCCGGCACGGGGAGCGGGCCGGTACCGCGGCCGCACTCATCGGCGCGATGCAGGCCGGCGTGGCCGGGACCGTGAGCCCGCTGGTGGGCGTGCTCGGCGGCGACGCCATCGCGATGGCCACCGTCATCCTCGGTGCCGTCGCCGCCGCGTTCGTCGTCCTCGTGGTGGCCACCCCGGCCTACCGCCGGGGCGGCGACCCCGCGGGCGAGCCCGCGTAG
- a CDS encoding phosphoribosyltransferase family protein, translating to MGWFGQSDIFRDRVEAGRLLGERLAAVGGLAGERTADDDLTPARALPPEAVRGGRHRPPLVVGLPRGGVPVAAEVARALDAPLDVVVVRKLGVPWQPELAMGAIGEEGVRVINPAVAARVDPADLDAVTRREQLELDRRVRAWRGVGAGHEVAGRTVVVVDDGIATGATVRAAVAVLLGRGADRIVLAVPVVARDVAAELRGAVDDLVALNEPADLHAVGAWYEDFSPVPDEDVRTLLVASRARRAREREVLVPTEAGPLPATVTLADDTAGVVLFAHGSGSSRLSPRNRAVAAMLHEVGLSTVLMDLLTEDEGRDRSLVFDIPFLAGRLRTATDWTSGLMALRGLPLGYFGASTGAGAALWAAADHPARLRAVVSRGGRPDLAAPRLGEVEVPTLLVVGGLDTQVLELNRAALEQLRCPGELLVVPGATHLFEEPGTLERAGAAAAAWFRRHLTS from the coding sequence ATGGGGTGGTTCGGGCAGTCGGACATCTTCCGGGACCGGGTCGAGGCGGGGCGGCTCCTCGGGGAGCGGCTCGCAGCCGTCGGCGGACTGGCGGGGGAGCGCACGGCCGACGACGACCTCACCCCGGCACGGGCCCTCCCGCCCGAGGCCGTCCGCGGTGGGCGGCACCGGCCGCCGCTCGTCGTCGGCCTCCCGCGCGGCGGGGTCCCCGTGGCGGCCGAGGTGGCCCGGGCGCTGGACGCCCCGCTGGACGTCGTCGTCGTGCGCAAGCTCGGGGTGCCCTGGCAGCCCGAGCTGGCGATGGGGGCGATCGGCGAGGAGGGCGTGCGCGTGATCAACCCCGCCGTCGCCGCGCGGGTCGACCCGGCCGACCTCGACGCGGTCACCCGCCGGGAGCAGCTCGAGCTCGACCGCCGCGTGCGGGCCTGGCGCGGTGTGGGCGCCGGGCACGAGGTCGCCGGGCGCACGGTGGTCGTGGTCGACGACGGGATCGCTACCGGCGCCACCGTCCGGGCCGCCGTCGCCGTGCTGCTCGGACGCGGCGCCGACCGCATCGTCCTGGCCGTGCCCGTGGTGGCCCGGGACGTCGCCGCCGAGCTGCGCGGCGCCGTCGACGACCTCGTCGCGCTGAACGAACCCGCCGACCTCCACGCCGTGGGCGCCTGGTACGAGGACTTCTCGCCCGTGCCCGACGAGGACGTCCGCACCCTGCTCGTCGCCTCGCGCGCCCGCCGGGCCAGGGAGCGGGAGGTCCTCGTGCCCACCGAGGCCGGTCCGCTGCCCGCCACCGTCACCCTCGCCGACGACACCGCCGGCGTCGTCCTGTTCGCACACGGTTCGGGCAGCAGCCGGCTCAGCCCCCGCAACCGGGCGGTGGCGGCCATGCTCCACGAGGTGGGGCTCAGCACCGTGCTCATGGACCTGCTCACCGAGGACGAGGGCCGGGACCGCTCACTCGTGTTCGACATCCCGTTCCTCGCCGGGCGGCTGCGGACGGCGACGGACTGGACCTCCGGTCTGATGGCGCTGCGCGGCCTGCCGCTGGGCTACTTCGGCGCGAGCACCGGGGCCGGCGCGGCCCTGTGGGCGGCCGCCGACCACCCGGCCCGGCTGCGCGCCGTCGTCTCCCGCGGCGGACGCCCGGACCTCGCCGCCCCGCGGCTCGGCGAGGTCGAGGTGCCCACCCTGCTGGTGGTGGGCGGGCTCGACACCCAGGTGCTCGAGCTCAACCGGGCCGCGCTGGAGCAGCTGCGCTGCCCCGGTGAGCTCCTCGTCGTCCCTGGGGCGACGCACCTGTTCGAGGAGCCGGGCACCCTTGAACGGGCCGGCGCCGCGGCGGCCGCGTGGTTCCGCCGCCACCTCACCTCCTGA
- the ftsE gene encoding cell division ATP-binding protein FtsE — MIRFENVSKVYARGARPALDQISMEVERGEFVFLVGSSGSGKSTFLRLVLREERPTSGQIHALGRDLSQVSRWKVPHLRRRIGTVFQDFRLLPNKNVFDNVAIALQVIGKPRHHILTTVPETLDLVGLAGKEKRLPHELSGGEQQRVAIARAMVNRPQVLLADEPTGNLDPTTSIGIMRLLDRINRTGTTIVMATHDDEIVDQMRKRVVELADGVMVRDQSRGVYGAGR; from the coding sequence GTGATCAGATTCGAGAACGTCTCCAAGGTCTACGCGCGCGGGGCCCGCCCTGCCCTGGACCAGATCTCCATGGAGGTCGAGCGCGGCGAGTTCGTCTTCCTCGTCGGGTCCTCCGGCTCGGGCAAGTCGACCTTCCTGCGCCTGGTCCTGCGCGAGGAGCGCCCGACGTCGGGGCAGATCCACGCCCTCGGCCGCGACCTGTCCCAGGTCTCGCGGTGGAAGGTCCCGCACCTGCGCCGCCGCATCGGCACGGTCTTCCAGGACTTCCGCCTCCTGCCGAACAAGAACGTCTTCGACAACGTCGCGATCGCCCTGCAGGTGATCGGCAAGCCCCGCCACCACATCCTCACCACCGTGCCGGAGACCCTCGACCTCGTCGGCCTGGCGGGCAAGGAGAAGCGGCTCCCGCACGAGCTCTCGGGCGGCGAGCAGCAGCGCGTGGCCATCGCCCGCGCCATGGTCAACCGCCCCCAGGTGCTCCTCGCCGACGAGCCCACCGGCAACCTCGACCCCACCACCTCGATCGGCATCATGCGCCTGCTCGACCGCATCAACCGCACCGGCACCACCATCGTCATGGCCACCCACGACGACGAGATCGTCGACCAGATGCGCAAGCGCGTGGTCGAGCTCGCCGACGGCGTCATGGTCCGTGACCAGTCCCGCGGCGTCTACGGGGCGGGGAGGTAG
- a CDS encoding Hsp20/alpha crystallin family protein, producing the protein MSVDPMKDAEPAKDVEPTNEPEQRTAGAVGPLHRSPRELAEQLWESWPFGDFPWPFREAGRPAGVPIRVEEHRDGDHVVVRAELPGVDPEKDIDVTVEDGILTIRAERRESTEKKEDKSYRSEFRYGSFVRRLPVPRGVRTEDVSASYRDGVLEVRLPAPPEETPPRKVQVQRG; encoded by the coding sequence ATGAGCGTCGACCCCATGAAGGACGCCGAGCCCGCCAAGGACGTCGAGCCCACCAACGAACCGGAGCAGCGCACCGCGGGCGCGGTCGGCCCGCTCCACCGCTCTCCGCGCGAGCTGGCGGAGCAGCTCTGGGAGTCCTGGCCGTTCGGGGACTTCCCCTGGCCGTTCCGTGAGGCCGGTCGTCCGGCCGGCGTGCCGATCCGCGTCGAGGAGCACCGCGACGGCGACCACGTGGTCGTCCGCGCCGAGCTGCCCGGTGTCGACCCGGAGAAGGACATCGACGTCACGGTCGAGGACGGGATCCTCACGATCCGAGCCGAGCGCCGCGAGTCCACGGAGAAGAAGGAGGACAAGAGCTACCGCAGCGAGTTCCGGTACGGCAGCTTCGTCCGCCGTCTGCCCGTGCCTCGGGGCGTGCGGACCGAGGACGTCTCGGCCAGCTACCGCGACGGTGTCCTCGAGGTGCGGCTACCGGCGCCGCCCGAGGAGACCCCGCCGAGGAAGGTCCAGGTGCAGCGCGGCTGA
- the smpB gene encoding SsrA-binding protein SmpB, with the protein MAGTKAPAPRKPAQAERAKADADAKKVVARNKKARHDYHIDDTFEAGLSLTGTEVKALRMGRASLVDGWVEIDRGEAWLHGVHIPEYAQGSWTNHGPRRKRKLLLHKEEIEKLAVRSREKGHTIVPLELYFTKGRAKVEIALARGKQEWDKRQTLREKQDEREAQKAMSLRRHD; encoded by the coding sequence GTGGCTGGCACGAAGGCCCCGGCACCGAGGAAGCCGGCCCAGGCGGAGCGGGCCAAGGCCGACGCGGACGCGAAGAAGGTCGTCGCGCGCAACAAGAAGGCCCGCCACGACTACCACATCGACGACACCTTCGAGGCGGGCCTGTCGCTGACCGGCACCGAGGTCAAGGCGCTGCGGATGGGCCGGGCGTCCCTGGTGGACGGCTGGGTCGAGATCGACCGCGGCGAGGCCTGGCTCCACGGGGTGCACATCCCCGAGTACGCCCAGGGGTCGTGGACCAACCACGGTCCCCGGCGCAAGCGCAAGCTGCTCCTGCACAAGGAGGAGATCGAGAAGCTCGCGGTGAGGTCCCGGGAGAAGGGGCACACGATCGTCCCGCTCGAGCTGTACTTCACCAAGGGCCGCGCCAAGGTCGAGATCGCCCTCGCCCGCGGCAAGCAGGAGTGGGACAAGCGCCAGACCCTGCGGGAGAAGCAGGACGAGCGCGAGGCGCAGAAGGCCATGAGCCTGCGCCGCCACGACTAG